Part of the Metarhizium brunneum chromosome 6, complete sequence genome is shown below.
accaaGAAGGTGCTGACTCctgaggagaaggagaaggcggATCTGagggagctgaagaagatggcgttgTTGAAGAGACCGACCCAATTACCCGAGTCGGCGTGGGCCGTCTATGTGACGAACAATATTGGTGCTGGGGAGGGCAAAGTGACAGAGAGGATCAAGGAGGTTTCTAGTAGATTTGCTGGGCTGTCGGAGTCGGAGAAGGAGGTATGTTGCGCTCTTGTTCATTGGTGCTTCTACAATTGGTTGAACCCGTCTGCGGGAAATCAGTCGCGGCACCTTGTGGGAGGCAAGACATAGACATTCATTAGAGGTGCTAACAGACGCAGGGCCTTAAATCTACCGCTCAATCCAACCACGATGCCAACAAAAACACCCGCCAGCAGTGGGTCGAGTCACACCCCGTGGAGGCTATCTACATAGCCAACATTGCTAGACGCCGCATTGCCCGCAAAACCAACAAGTCGCGCCTCTACCTAATTCATGATGAGCGCCTGCCCAAGCGTGCTCGCAGTGCCTATGCGCTGTTCATTAAGTCCCGCTTCTCCCAGGTTAACAGTCAATCTGGCAGCGGCACGGCACAGGATACGTTCCGTGCTATGAGTGAGGAGTGGCGGTCCATGTCGGAGTCGGAGAAGCAGCCGTtcgaggaggcggcggcctcggagGCGGAGAAGTCAGCGGCGATCTTCAAGGAGTTGAAGGAGAAGGCTAGGGTGTATTTGAAAGCCCAGGGAGGTGCTGCTAGGCACGTGCCTTCTGTGAGAGGATGAGGTGCTGAAGCAAAGGAACAAGTTGGCCATGCTTCAATGCTGCTGTCCAATCAGACCATGTGCGATATCTGTTGGCAGTCTAATGGAGAATAGAAGCAGAAGAATATACAGTAGATGCTTGGTTCAGCTTCCGGCCAAGACGCGGTTGTGTCTAGCCTCGTGGCGCCGTTGCCGATTTTCTTTTGTCGCGTTGGATGTCATGAGTTATTGTCCGTTTACTGTACATTAGCAAGGATAAATGCCATGTTTACTCGTTTCAACCCGTCCCATTCACTCGTCGTTTCTTACATTGCTAAACTCCCATGTATTTATATACATAAATCAACGCTATTGAATGCTCCCCCAATGCTAGGCGGTAACCCAAGGCAGACCTGTCCAACCAACACCACGCTATGCACCCAGTAACAAGGCTCCCCCAAAAAAGCAATTACTTTTTAGCAACCCCTTCTACTTCCAAAACAACTTCTCCTTCGGCATCAAACCACCGCGCCCCCGTGGTCTTGATCTCCCTCCCACTAGCAAGATACATGAGCAGATAAATATGTTTCGCCACATGTCCCCAACAATAAAAACGCATCCAATCATGCATTTTGTCCCGTCTACACCAGACCCCCCACCCGGCGAGTCCGCTTCTCAAGTAATTCGTCAGAAACACCCATGTATCAAGTCGAGTCTGGTCGGACCACGACGTGCAGTCTACCAGCCAGTAGCCCCTCTCAAAGGGGTCAATTTGGCGGGCTGATATCGGCTTATAGCGAGTGGAAAGGTCGCGGGAGAGTTTGTCGAGTTTAGGCGACACGAGCGAGGTGGGGTCCAAATTGACCGTTGACGTTTCTGGAGAAGGGGGCCTGATGTCTAGTGTGTGGGAGAAGAGCTCTATAGCGGAGAGGTCTGAGGAGCGGATTGGGCCGGTGTCAGATGTACTGCGGGCGAGGGGTACGTCTGTTTGGGGCGCGGTGGTAGCGGTGacgatggccttggtgctTTTGGTTGGGGGTGGTGCGGATTCGGCACGGGGAGAGGACACGAAGCTGTTGGAAATGTGGGTGATGTCGAGAGcgtcgtcttcttggagGGGACGTTTGTGAAGACCGGCTGGGAGATGGGGTGTGACGGGAATAATATCGGGTTTGGGATAGGTTGGGGCCTCGTTGTCGGAGGGGATGGGTATCGACGAGGGGATGTTGATAAGGTCAAGGCTGCTTCTTGGTGAAGCGGCTCTGGCGTGATCCTTGGGCGAGGGAGGGCTTGATGAGGGCGTCTTTTGGAGATAGCGCTGCAGGACTCGAGTTGGCGTGacgttgatgatgccggcgtcGGGAAGCGGATATGAGTCGCTTATTTGGCTGGGCGGCGGATtccacgacgacggcgaaggAGTCGCGATTTGGAGCCTTCTTTGTAAGGAAGAGCGTGTATTTGCGCGTAGAGGCGGCGAAGCCCGATTATCTATTGCGCTCTGGAAGCTGAGGTCTTGGGATTCTGGACAGAAGGCTTCTTCCACAGTCGGCGTCACGTAGTCCTGACTGGACTCCGGGGGCGGTCCTGGCAACGGGTGTAAATCACGATGGCGCTGGTTGAGTGAAGGTAGTTGCGGTGTGCTTGCTGGGCAAGGCAGAAGTGTTGCGGGCGCGATAATATCGACTCTGCTTCCGGGCTGGAAAGCGAGATATGCCCGCGCGAGGTGTCTGTACGTGTCGTCATCGGAGACTTTGCTCGGCGAGGTTACGTGCACGAGGATCTCGACGTCGTGAGGTTCCATGGTGTGGCGGTCAAGGTTGCGGATTGTGTTGAAACGGTGGTCATGGCGAAGATGGGCAATTACGTAGTATATGCGCTGGTGTTGAAAGCGAGGTTGGAGCTAAGGTGAATGTAGTATACATGTGTAACTACAGATATTCACGAGCTGGTAGAACAAAAGAGCGCGGGGCGGTGGAGGTTTGTGGCTCGAGGGGAAGCCGAGGGCTGCCTAgaggcggtgatgatgacaagTGGACCTGTTTCTCAGGATTTGAAGTCTTGCCGAAGCAGGTTATTGCTCCCATGTTGGAGGGCGTTGTAGAATTAACGCGTAGATGCCGGTTTATAGGCAGCTGTACGGATTGAGTGATTTGACGTCGTGAGTCGCGCCGGATCTGAGACCTGGACGCTGGATGTGGTGGAGAAGGTGCGAACGTGTACTGAGTACTTGGGTGCCTATACTTGAGCATGTTCTCGAGTATGTACTccaacttgtccttgtacTTGCTCAGTGTTCCAAAACCATGCCATTACACTGCGTATGGTGACGACCTGAGCAAAAACTCCACAAGCTGTGCACGGCAGCCCAGCCAGCTTAAACACCTTCGTGCCCAATTTAGAACAAGGCGTCAATACATCCAAGCTTGTGCGACCTGCTCAACATGCAAGTGCTCAACTGCTCGCTAATCTAGGCACGGATTCCCCACCTCTGCTTACATCGTGCAGATGCTCAACAtcgaagccaaagccaactcgaaccacaaccaccaaacAACCGAGCAGCATCTATATTGCCCACGATTTGTCGTTGAAATGGCTCTCGAACTGTCACCAGCATCCGCCTCTCCAACCGACGAGTCATTCCCCGTCGGCCATTACGCGCTTCACTTGTTCCCATTCAGTCTATACTCCATCATGTCACGCTTCacgtacatacctaggtacttggcaAACTAACAGGTCACATCACATGCAAGTTTCCTGCTCTAACAGCCGACAAACTCCCCTCGCCGATAACAGATAGTCTGTACATCTCATACCACATCTGCAAATACTGCCCGCACCGGCTCCCCCTGCTCACGAGTCGGTCATCAGAAGCATCATGATGCAACTACACAAGATTTACCCACTGCCTCTTTCCGTACCATTGGACGGGCTACCGTCTGGAGCGTGGCCATTGGACACGTTCATTTATTGCACCCAACGCGACTGATGCTCGTTGGCTATAACATGTCGAAACAAttgcaaagaagaaaagaaaaacaccaAGCGACTACCTAGTAGTCAGGCCCAGGTGAGAGTGTAGATGACCCGGCCATTGCTCGCCTACCTGACCTGACCTGACCATTGCTCTATACATCTATGGCAACagttagggttagggttagaCATAAGATGACATCGACTTGTAATTCGACAAGAGCAATGGTCAGGTCAGTCGGGTGGTATGCACTTCTCGGCCGAGATGCATGCATAAACGCACCAATGAGCCAAGCCGTGCGACCCGCCCACTTAAATCTCCAACCTCAATTGGCGCCTTCGACAACACCATCCAGTCCTTCTCCGAACCCCCCTTTATAACCACCTAGGTACCACCCAACACAAACCAACAACTGACATGTCGAAGCGTGGCGATCTCGgccgcgtcgtcgtcatcggcggcaacggcttcCTTGGCCACCACATCGTCAACATCGCCCTCTCCCAATGGACAAACCAATCTGTCTCGTCCATCGACCTCAGGTGCCAGCACAACCGCaactcctccgcctcctACTACGAATGTGACATTACCAACAGCGAGCGCCTACTCTCCCTCCTCAAGGACCTCAAGCCCGATGTGGTTATCCACACCGCCAGCCCAACCCTTAGCAGCGAGACTAAAGTTGTCAAAGAGCTCTTCAAAAAGGTCAACGTCGACGGGACGCAATCTGTCGTCGAGGCCTGCCAAAAGGCCGGCGTCAAGGCCCTAGTTTACACTTGTTCCGCAAGCGTCATTAGCGATGCCCAAACCGACCTCAGAAACGCTGACGAGCGGTGGCCCGTGATCCGCGGCGACCAGCAGACTGAGTACTACGCCGAGACCAAGGTATCACGAAACTTCCCCATCCAACTCCTAGCACAAAACAGAAAGCTAATACCAACACAACAACCAGGCGGCGGCCGAACAACTTGTCCTCGCGGCCAACCGCTCCCCGCCGTCGAAGCTCCTCACCACATCCCTCCGCCCAGCGGGCATattcggcgagggcgacgtcCAGGCCCTGCACGGCTTCGTAAAAGCCTACCAGACCAACAAGTCGCACATCCAGCTCGGCGACAACACCAACATCTTCGACTTCACCTACGTCGGCAACGTCGCGCACGCAcacctcctcgccgcgcACGCGCTCCTCGTCACCGCCTCATCAGCCACCCAGCCCCTGGACCACGAAAAGGTTGACGGCGAGGTCTTCTTGATCACCAATGACTCGCCCTGCTACTTCTGGGACTTTGCGCGCGCCGTATGGCGGGCCTGTGGCAACGAAACCGGCACCAGCGGCGTGTGGACGTTCGGAAGAAGCACCAGCCTGACGCTAGGCCTGCTGAGCGAGATCTTTTTCAGCATAATTGGGAAACCAGCCACGTTTACAAGGACGCGGGCTAACATGGCGACCATGACACGATACTACAATATTACAAAGGCGAAGAGTGTGTTGGGGTATGAGCCGTTGTGGACGCTGCAGGAGGGTGTGGCGAAGGGCGTGGCTTGGTTTTTGAAGCAGGGCGAGAACAAGGCCTAGTTGGACGAAGCGGTGAAAGTGAATGAGCATATATTGACGGTAGACGGGGGCGCTAGTCAGTGGTGAAGAGGGTGTAAAAGGGGGGGATTACTGCATGTACGTTTTTAAACAAGAGATAAAGCCCTACGGCGCTTAATAGCTTCACCCATGCCAAGTACACACATGTCCACCAACGCGGCACATTTCACAGGTCACCATGATGCACATGTCGCGGGGCCCATTCATCTCCTCTATTGCTTGCTGCCAACAGGCCACCTAAAACTACCTATCACCAATGTCTCGCTATGAAAGTTCCCACATCCCAGGCGTTCACTCCACAATCCTCTCGCCACTAGGTGACTCAAACGCCCATCCTTTATACAAAAGGATAAACATTGAAGAATGGTTttttgtaaaaaaaaaaaaaaaaagaagaggaaaaaattcttaaaaaagacaaaaagaGTCGAGGCACAGCTTTGGTGTATCAGCcccctctttttttctggTCTTCTCTTCTCCTCTCAtcaagaaatgaaaaaaaaaaaaaggtccaCAACACGCCATGCTGAACTGAAATAAAGGTGTAACTGCCATAATCACCGACTACAGGCAACGGTTTCACCCAAAGAAAGAACAACAGTTCGCCagaacaagaaaaggaaCAAAAGGCCTCCTTGGCACGCTCGAGTATGCATTGACTGAGAACGCCTTCCGAAGACTAATAAAGAATTTTAAAAAAACGTCGCCAGCTCCATGGGAGATATCTGCCTCATTTGATATGAAGGCAAGCCCGACAATAAAGctcaagaaaaaaaaccaggaGAAAAATGGCAACTCTGTCGTCACAAGCTCCCTCAAAAAATGCCGACAGACAAGAGCATAGTCGGCTAATGAAAGAATGTGCAAACAACCACCAAGATAGTCATGTCCGCATTATCAATGATGGATGGTACGATGATGGCTAAGAAGGCCAGAGGGGGTTCGGGAACAAAACCTGGCGAAatgaaagaaaagaaagagataTGGGATGGGGGACCTTTTGTGGTTTATCGAATGACCAAAGTGAGAATGTAACGCCGTTAATAATGCATGTGGCTACACCCAAAACCATACCTTTTTGTATGAGCAAAAGCGCCATGGCTAAATTCAGCTGCACGCCTTGAGCGCGAGTATGTAGAAACCCCGAAAGCGTTAACGCTCATCATATATTCCCACCAACACCGAGGCCACCGCCCCGACGGCCCCAGGCGGAGTTGCGCCAATCACCGCGCTGGACGTCCGCATCATCCAGATGGCTGTCAGAGTGGTTCAGCCTAGGATTGTACGGTCCTCGAGCATGGTCCCCTGGGCCCGGCCATCTTTGGGGTGGTGTCGCCTGGCCTGGGTTGACTGGTAGCGCCGAAGGATCTTGGACTCGGCGTACTGTTCTTTCACCTTGCCAAATGGACGGGTCGGTTTCCACCCGCTTAGGAGGAGATCGGGTTGACACATCCTGTCTATTGTAAACTTCACTGGTGTCAACAGCTGGCAGTTGGTCCCTGCGATCTTGGAATCGTTTGAGGATCTCCTTTGTCGTGATCTCCCCGCTGTTGCTGAAGATGAAAGGGTCGTTGAGTAATGTTAATAAATCGTCAGGGACCTAGACATTGTCACATTGTCAGAGACGTGGTTCATGTCGTTGTACTGCTGTGGCCAGGGTGTATTCCATGGGGTAGCAACTTACCTGACACATCTCCTCGATATTGTTGATAAGCATTTCCACAGCGTCTATGACATATATAGCCTCACCATCCAAAGCGGGGGCTTTGTTTGGGTTTGTCAAGATATTCGGTGCGATGACCGTGGCAAGATTTCTGATGTCCATCTTGGATCCGACATCATCGTCAAGTTGGTGAAAAGATCCAGCCCACttcaaaaaggaaaataaaatCTCAAGACTATCACGATGACTCTTTGGCAAGAGGCAGCAAGTCAGGTGAAGACACTGCTTTCTCCTCTCTAAATCCGGGAGCTTTGCCACAGCGATCCAGAGGCTGTACAACTTGTGCGTCATGAGAGGGTCGGGGAGATCTCGAAGGTACCGCTTGAGTAGCGCTGCCAGTTGAACAACAGGCTGCTCCATGAAATTAACAACGTCACAGCCCTCCTGGTTGATCTTTTCGACCAAtgcctgctgcttcttgataTTGCCGTTCTTTCGGAACACACCTTCAACCGACAGGTCCATCTTGCGCATTGAAGCAATAATGTCATCCACAATTGCAGGAATCCGAAGGGTCCCGGGACCAACGCCATCAGTCGAGTCGGCGCCGTCTCGTTCGATAATGATTTCCAAGGGGACTCCAAAAACGcccttcttttttatattcttGTTTTTGTCGTTCTTAAATGCCTTACCAAGGTTCTTCCAGAATGTTGGTTGTTTACGTGATTCAATAAAATTTAGTAACTCGTCGAGCGTAAACTCTTGCTCAACCAAGGGGTGCATTGTTAACACGGCCAAGTGCCGGACGTTAAAGTACTCCAGGCCGGATAGCTCAGGGAAGAACTTGCGAACCATACGTGTGGGGATGGCCTCGGCAGCACGAATATCAGGGTCTCTCCCAGCAGATTGAGTTCTTTGATGGCCTGGAGGGCGAATACCGTCGATTCCGGGACCACGGAATAGATCTTGACGAGCGTCTCGGTCACGCTGTTGTTGCTCCCGAGATTGCTCCACAGCAACGATACGGGGAATATCGTCCAATGTGATGGCATCATTCTGCCCAAACATCAAGTCTGTCGAGCCTTGCAAGTCGTTCCTCAGTTCATCGGCTCCAGCCGAACTTGGTCGAGGACCTTTCCCATCGGCATCCATAACGCGAGAGGATCGTGCCTGGCGAACACTCGTGGATAAATGGCGATCAAGGCGGGTACTTCGCAAGCGTCGCACCTCATTGAGTGTATTTTCGTATGTCGATTCGCGGTGAttgttttctttctctcCCGTCCCTGCATATGACTTCGATCTGGCATCCGACGCAAGGAACGGCGGCGCGCCTGGTTTGTTGTTTGCAGCGGCGGCTTGGATATCTCCTGCCATATACGGCAGTGTGCCATTGCTGCGAAGAATGTCTAATAGTCGAGCCAGGGCCACCTTTAACAGAAAAATGTATTGTCCGAGTTTTGTAACGTGCTCGAATGGTACTTCACCATCCGTATTGACCGCGACGCAATTATTGCAGTATACCTTCCCGTCAAATGCATTGTGTCGTGCTTCTCCAAGAGACCTCCCTAGTTCTTTTCCACATCGACCGCACTTGACGCACGCAAGATGCCATCGTAATTCACCATTCTTGGCGCATTCATCCTCGATCGAACGCTTACAAAAGACACAATGATCGGAGTCTTTGGCGGAGAGGTTTGCACCTCCCATTGTTAGTTGCATTAGACTTTCATCGGTCTTGTACGTCTCGAAGTCGTTGAGGTCATTGAGAAGCTGATCAAGCCCGCCATGCACCCCGTCATCTCGTTCCAGGCGCAACGCTCCCTGGAGACAGATTCTGATCAAAAGTTTGAGGTAATGAGCTAAGCCGGTAACAAGAGACAGAAGTTCCTGCGTAACACCAAGTTTTCGGACGCTTGTGTCTTGGGCTTTTGATAGCAATGAAAAGAATGAGACAATCTTTTTGCAGAGTAGTTTGGCTTCGCGTCCATATGATAGGCCTGTATGGGGTAGTGTCAGCCTAAAACATCTCTGATACGCCCACTGGAACTCCATTTTCATGGCGTTGGAGCTTACCCTTTTTGCTGTGTGATAGTACCATTCGGTCAAGTCTATCTGCTGACTGGAAGAGGACTTCGACATGCCATATGAAACGCTTCGCTACAAGGACGCCGTCAACATAAGCTCCGTTGCTGACGTGGAGGAGCATATCCGAAATGCACGCTGCAGAGGACTCTTCAAACGTTGAAAGAACGCTCCAAATGCGGTAAACCTTTTCTTCCATTCGCTCTTCGTCAGTCCGGATTCGTTCCCTGGCGGCATCGTCCTTTGGTTCTGGCGGGGGTTCTTCTGGCGTATCACTCGGTTGGCCCAGGCGGACATTCCAGAATTTATGAATCATGTAACATTCCGGGTGCCAGTGCTGATTTTGGCCATTGCGGAATATTTCCACAAATTGCTTTAGGATGGCTGTTTGACAACCATTGCACCGTTGGGCAAACTGAGTTGAGTAATGGTAATGGCAGTAGACGTGTCCATCATGTTCATAGTAGCTGTCTTGGGCTCCAAAAACTGTCGAGCAAAGCGAGCAAGTGAAATGATCGACGTGGTACTTTCTATCCAGGGCAGTGATGTAGGACCCTCGCAGGGCTCCTCCACACTGATAGCAGAGTAAGCCTAGTCTTCGAAAATAGTCCGTTTCACAAAGGGGGTATGGCCCGTCGCCATTCTCGTCATCCGCGGGAAAGAACTTTGATGCCACAATCTCACCACAATCCTGTGTTTGGTCGATTAGTAAAATGACCCAAGGGGTATTGTGCACGTTCGTGTAAGGACTAGGGCGGAGACAGGATAGAGAGGAGAAGGT
Proteins encoded:
- the rga1 gene encoding Rho-type GTPase-activating protein 1 gives rise to the protein MASDHGRPSTDRSRSDYPGSDSGYANDRNWQNGGSRTPDSTYHLKPTNSGSSMPGAFPGTWTDEPQPRKSGERNRSRQRNGRTASGQLRICKKCGEPLTGQFVRALDGTFHLDCFKCRDCGEIVASKFFPADDENGDGPYPLCETDYFRRLGLLCYQCGGALRGSYITALDRKYHVDHFTCSLCSTVFGAQDSYYEHDGHVYCHYHYSTQFAQRCNGCQTAILKQFVEIFRNGQNQHWHPECYMIHKFWNVRLGQPSDTPEEPPPEPKDDAARERIRTDEERMEEKVYRIWSVLSTFEESSAACISDMLLHVSNGAYVDGVLVAKRFIWHVEVLFQSADRLDRMVLSHSKKGLSYGREAKLLCKKIVSFFSLLSKAQDTSVRKLGVTQELLSLVTGLAHYLKLLIRICLQGALRLERDDGVHGGLDQLLNDLNDFETYKTDESLMQLTMGGANLSAKDSDHCVFCKRSIEDECAKNGELRWHLACVKCGRCGKELGRSLGEARHNAFDGKVYCNNCVAVNTDGEVPFEHVTKLGQYIFLLKVALARLLDILRSNGTLPYMAGDIQAAAANNKPGAPPFLASDARSKSYAGTGEKENNHRESTYENTLNEVRRLRSTRLDRHLSTSVRQARSSRVMDADGKGPRPSSAGADELRNDLQGSTDLMFGQNDAITLDDIPRIVAVEQSREQQQRDRDARQDLFRGPGIDGIRPPGHQRTQSAGRDPDIRAAEAIPTRMVRKFFPELSGLEYFNVRHLAVLTMHPLVEQEFTLDELLNFIESRKQPTFWKNLGKAFKNDKNKNIKKKGVFGVPLEIIIERDGADSTDGVGPGTLRIPAIVDDIIASMRKMDLSVEGVFRKNGNIKKQQALVEKINQEGCDVVNFMEQPVVQLAALLKRYLRDLPDPLMTHKLYSLWIAVAKLPDLERRKQCLHLTCCLLPKSHRDSLEILFSFLKWAGSFHQLDDDVGSKMDIRNLATVIAPNILTNPNKAPALDGEAIYVIDAVEMLINNIEEMCQVPDDLLTLLNDPFIFSNSGEITTKEILKRFQDRRDQLPAVDTSEVYNRQDVSTRSPPKRVETDPSIWQGERTVRRVQDPSALPVNPGQATPPQRWPGPGDHARGPYNPRLNHSDSHLDDADVQRGDWRNSAWGRRGGGLGVGGNI
- the ERG26 gene encoding Sterol-4-alpha-carboxylate 3-dehydrogenase, decarboxylating encodes the protein MSKRGDLGRVVVIGGNGFLGHHIVNIALSQWTNQSVSSIDLRCQHNRNSSASYYECDITNSERLLSLLKDLKPDVVIHTASPTLSSETKVVKELFKKVNVDGTQSVVEACQKAGVKALVYTCSASVISDAQTDLRNADERWPVIRGDQQTEYYAETKAAAEQLVLAANRSPPSKLLTTSLRPAGIFGEGDVQALHGFVKAYQTNKSHIQLGDNTNIFDFTYVGNVAHAHLLAAHALLVTASSATQPLDHEKVDGEVFLITNDSPCYFWDFARAVWRACGNETGTSGVWTFGRSTSLTLGLLSEIFFSIIGKPATFTRTRANMATMTRYYNITKAKSVLGYEPLWTLQEGVAKGVAWFLKQGENKA